From Passer domesticus isolate bPasDom1 chromosome 8, bPasDom1.hap1, whole genome shotgun sequence, a single genomic window includes:
- the NSMCE4A gene encoding non-structural maintenance of chromosomes element 4 homolog A: MSHTGHSGESPPASRRRRSRPPHAQEDTAEAEAAGERLRQLNIEEGDDRERNRMIRSQYRELISTVQQNREAMLNSKSNRLTEALEEANRLFDGVCRAREAALDAHFLVIASNIGKEKANELHSEMSAFDSTAFAEDLLTFMGINRTEVEESDDCEDAPGGFLPSDAWQTMGEEAPKYFRRAPTFHYMMGSFKSEPPAPKQRIERQKKASRGKAERAMPAQLKRMEESHQEATEKEVERILRILQTHFENDPNTPISFFDFVIDPNSFARTVENVFHVSFLTRDGLAKIKLDEDGLPIIEPLKPSEGGEEESRAGARNQVVISLDQKEWKEIIETFQIREAMITPLYQSTDEDMETE; this comes from the exons ATGTCGCACACCGGCCACAGCGGCGAGTCCCCGCCGGCCtcgcgccgccgccgctcgcGCCCGCCTCACGCGCAGGAGGACACGGCGGAGGCGGAGGCGGCGGGCGAGAGGCTCCGGCAGCTGAACATCGAAGAGGGCGACGACAGGGAGCGCAACAGGATGATCCGCAGCCAGTATCGGGAGCTCATCTCCACCGTGCAGC aaaaccgAGAAGCCATGCTAAACTCAAAAAGCAACAGGCTGACAGAAGCTTTGGAAGAAGCCAATAGACTTTTTGATGGAG TTTGCAGGGCACGAGAGGCTGCACTGGATGCCCACTTCCTTGTTATAGCATCCAATATAGGAAAGGAGAAGGCCAATGAGTTACACTCAGAGATGTCAGCATTTGATTCAACAGCATTTGCAGAAGACTTG CTCACCTTCATGGGTATAAATCGCACAGAAGTGGAAGAAAGTGATGACTGTGAGGATGCTCCAGGTGGTTTTTTACCTAGTGATGCCTGGCAGACAATGGGAGAAGAAGCACCCAAGTACTTCAGAAGAGCACCTACTTTTCACTACAT GATGGGATCTTTCAAGTCTGAGCCTCCTGCACCAAAGCAACGGATTGAGAGGCAGAAGAAAGCTAGCAGAGGCAAAGCAGAACGAGCAATGCCTGCTCAG ttAAAAAGAATGGAGGAGTCTCATCAAGAAGCTACAGAAAAAGAAGTAGAGAGAATCTTGAGAATATTGCAAACTCATTTTGAAAATGATC CTAACACACCCATTTCCTTCTTTGATTTTGTGATTGATCCAAACTCGTTTGCACGCACTGTGGAAAACGTGTTTCACGTGTCCTTCCTTACCAGG GATGGTCTTGCAAAAATAAAGCTGGATGAAGATGGATTGCCAATAATAG AGCCATTAAAACCCAgtgagggaggggaggaggagagcagagctggagcacgGAACCAGGTGGTGATAAGTCTGGACCAGAAGGAATGGAAG GAGATCATAGAAACATTTCAGATAAGAGAAGCCATGATTACCCCTCTTTACCAGAGCACTGATGAAGACATGGAGACAGAGTAA